A portion of the Bifidobacterium bifidum ATCC 29521 = JCM 1255 = DSM 20456 genome contains these proteins:
- a CDS encoding LacI family DNA-binding transcriptional regulator has protein sequence MTTMKEVAERTGVSVSTVSLVLNDRDEGRVKPAIAEQVRATAKRLGYRPNPLARSLRTSKTRILGFISEGIAATPYAGGIILGAQDAASKLGYMLLTVNTDGNSDEAREIATLKRYGVDGFLYAKMSNRFTDVPKPLHDYPLVLVDATDRTGRYASIEPDETLIGYDATKRLIDACCASIAYIGCSEPMLAQQGRLEGYRRALLEAGMPFDESLVVAVPNNGPALQTVTDLFERRRPDGYFCFNDARAWYVYENAARRGLVVGRDVSVVGVDNHRVFAETLEPQLTTVELPHYEMGYWATRKLVSLIEGREPDDDEPETTAPLPPLDASIPAKIHCTLIDKQSVAQR, from the coding sequence ATGACGACGATGAAGGAGGTCGCCGAGAGAACGGGGGTGTCGGTCTCTACCGTTTCCTTGGTATTGAACGATCGCGACGAGGGCCGGGTCAAACCCGCCATCGCCGAACAGGTGCGCGCCACCGCCAAGCGGCTCGGCTACCGGCCTAATCCGCTTGCACGCTCGCTGCGCACCAGCAAGACGCGCATCCTGGGTTTCATCAGCGAGGGGATCGCCGCCACGCCCTATGCGGGCGGAATCATCCTCGGCGCGCAGGACGCGGCCAGCAAGTTGGGGTATATGCTGCTGACCGTGAACACCGACGGCAACAGCGACGAGGCGAGGGAGATCGCCACGCTGAAACGCTATGGGGTGGACGGGTTCCTTTACGCGAAGATGTCGAACCGTTTCACCGACGTGCCGAAACCGTTGCACGATTATCCGCTGGTGCTCGTCGACGCCACGGATCGCACCGGCCGGTATGCCAGCATCGAACCGGATGAAACGCTCATCGGCTACGACGCGACCAAGCGGCTGATCGACGCCTGCTGCGCGAGCATCGCCTATATCGGCTGCTCGGAGCCGATGCTCGCGCAGCAGGGACGGCTGGAGGGGTATCGCCGTGCACTGTTGGAGGCGGGCATGCCGTTCGACGAGTCGCTGGTGGTCGCCGTGCCGAACAACGGGCCTGCGTTGCAGACCGTGACCGACCTGTTCGAGCGGAGGCGGCCCGACGGGTACTTCTGCTTCAATGACGCCCGCGCATGGTACGTGTACGAGAACGCGGCGAGACGTGGCCTGGTCGTCGGCCGGGACGTGTCCGTGGTCGGTGTGGACAACCACCGGGTGTTCGCCGAGACGCTGGAGCCGCAGCTGACGACCGTGGAGCTGCCGCATTATGAGATGGGGTATTGGGCGACGCGCAAATTGGTATCGCTGATCGAGGGTCGGGAGCCGGACGATGACGAACCGGAGACGACCGCTCCCCTGCCGCCGTTGGACGCCTCAATACCGGCGAAGATTCATTGCACGCTGATTGACAAGCAATCCGTGGCGCAGCGCTGA
- a CDS encoding thiamine-binding protein — translation MTIDRNAVTQEVPIDPETGKPYLNTVAAIQVSANGVGSEVSPYVAQAVEVIRESGLPQETNALFTNVEGDLDEVLKVAGEAAKKLAEQGYRTSLVLHMDIRPGFTGQLTEKPKIVDAILSGKSE, via the coding sequence ATGACCATCGACCGCAACGCCGTCACGCAGGAAGTGCCGATCGACCCGGAAACCGGCAAGCCGTATCTCAACACCGTGGCGGCTATACAGGTCTCCGCGAACGGCGTCGGCTCCGAGGTGTCGCCATATGTGGCGCAGGCCGTCGAGGTGATTCGCGAATCCGGCCTGCCGCAGGAGACCAATGCGCTGTTCACCAACGTGGAAGGCGACCTGGACGAGGTGCTCAAAGTGGCCGGCGAGGCCGCCAAGAAGCTCGCCGAGCAGGGCTACCGCACGAGCCTCGTGCTACACATGGACATCCGCCCTGGATTCACCGGTCAGCTCACCGAGAAGCCGAAGATCGTCGACGCCATCCTCTCCGGCAAAAGCGAGTGA
- the thiD gene encoding bifunctional hydroxymethylpyrimidine kinase/phosphomethylpyrimidine kinase, giving the protein MNGMTEQLDTTAAQSTLPPVLTIAGSDSSGGAGIQADLKTMLANGVFGMSAITAITAQNTMGVTGVQNITPDMVAAQIDAVYTDIPPAAVKIGMVSSAELICTIADRLEAHHARHIVLDPVMVATSGAKLIDDDAITALTERLFPLAEVITPNIPETEVLLDLIAHRGASLDPAKWAEDTDRESTRTVSDTAMEDAGRTVSEHYGCAVLVKGGHGVADASDLLYADGVATWIHGVRVDNPNTHGTGCTLSSAIASNLAKGEALPDAIRHAKDYLTGALGAQLNLGHGSRPMDHAWHWR; this is encoded by the coding sequence ATGAACGGCATGACAGAGCAACTTGACACAACGGCGGCGCAATCCACGCTGCCTCCGGTGCTGACCATCGCCGGCAGTGATTCGTCCGGCGGCGCAGGCATTCAGGCCGATCTGAAGACCATGCTCGCCAACGGGGTGTTCGGCATGAGCGCGATTACCGCGATCACCGCACAGAACACGATGGGCGTGACGGGTGTGCAGAATATCACACCGGACATGGTCGCCGCACAGATCGACGCGGTGTACACGGACATTCCACCGGCCGCGGTCAAGATCGGCATGGTATCGTCGGCGGAACTCATCTGCACGATAGCGGACCGGCTGGAGGCCCATCACGCACGTCATATCGTGCTCGATCCGGTGATGGTCGCCACGTCCGGCGCCAAGCTCATTGATGACGACGCCATCACTGCACTCACCGAGCGCCTGTTCCCCCTGGCCGAGGTGATCACGCCGAACATCCCCGAAACCGAGGTGCTGCTTGACCTGATCGCCCACCGGGGAGCCTCGCTGGACCCTGCGAAATGGGCTGAGGACACCGACCGTGAGAGCACGCGTACCGTGAGCGATACGGCGATGGAGGACGCCGGCCGCACCGTGTCGGAGCATTACGGCTGCGCGGTGCTCGTCAAGGGCGGGCATGGCGTGGCCGACGCGAGCGACCTGCTGTATGCCGATGGCGTCGCGACATGGATTCACGGCGTGCGCGTGGACAATCCGAACACGCATGGCACAGGATGCACGCTGTCGTCGGCGATCGCCTCGAATCTGGCCAAAGGCGAGGCACTGCCCGACGCGATCCGCCATGCCAAGGACTATCTGACCGGAGCGCTCGGCGCGCAGCTGAACCTCGGCCACGGTTCCAGGCCGATGGACCACGCATGGCACTGGCGCTGA
- a CDS encoding ATP-binding protein, with the protein MANDDILRRDGVLARITGFDEGRTAYYAVMPNGHSTQLTFPSQEIFDIGDVLLVGKDFYTKVPPSVWPVKPRVGVIRRALEDCVVIETSDGLELLEGEYPVDIAPGNTVEFTDLFGIERVLWPTAIRPGESDHDDDIKQYRLTPSADPSLTFAAFGGYERVIARAKELIETQLGNSAQMRAIGAKPIKGVIFTGAPGTGKTHLARIIANVADAQFYLVSGPTIVSKYVGDSEETLRMIFAAAQSDKRAIIFFDEIDSIASSRETDTNGVGKRLVAQLLTLMDGFESKGNVVVVAATNRIEDVDPALLRPGRFDWQIPFPMPSEHDRLRILQVQAASLSCEGELPLTDVAERTEGWSGAEVCAIWTEAALVAAKDKRAAIRAGDLMTAFERVEHRPEFRARRH; encoded by the coding sequence ATGGCGAATGACGATATCCTTCGGCGTGATGGTGTTCTGGCGCGTATCACCGGCTTCGATGAAGGACGCACCGCATATTATGCGGTGATGCCGAACGGCCACAGCACGCAGCTGACGTTCCCCAGCCAGGAGATCTTCGACATCGGCGACGTGCTGCTGGTCGGCAAGGACTTCTATACGAAGGTGCCGCCCTCGGTGTGGCCGGTCAAGCCGCGTGTCGGCGTAATCCGCCGTGCGCTGGAGGACTGCGTGGTCATCGAGACCTCGGATGGTCTGGAATTGCTGGAAGGTGAATATCCGGTCGACATCGCGCCCGGAAACACGGTGGAGTTCACCGATCTGTTCGGCATCGAACGGGTGCTGTGGCCGACCGCGATCCGGCCGGGGGAGTCCGACCATGATGACGACATCAAGCAGTACCGCCTCACGCCGAGTGCCGATCCGTCGCTCACGTTCGCGGCGTTCGGTGGGTATGAGCGGGTGATCGCCCGCGCGAAGGAGCTGATCGAGACGCAGCTGGGCAACAGCGCCCAGATGCGGGCGATCGGCGCGAAGCCCATCAAGGGCGTGATCTTCACCGGCGCGCCGGGTACCGGCAAGACGCACCTGGCCCGCATCATCGCGAACGTGGCTGACGCCCAGTTCTACCTTGTCTCCGGTCCGACGATCGTCAGCAAGTACGTCGGCGACAGTGAGGAGACGCTGCGCATGATCTTCGCCGCGGCGCAGTCCGACAAGCGCGCGATCATCTTCTTCGACGAGATCGATTCGATCGCCTCCTCGCGCGAGACCGACACGAACGGCGTCGGCAAGCGCCTGGTGGCGCAGCTGCTCACGTTGATGGACGGTTTCGAGTCCAAGGGCAATGTGGTGGTGGTCGCCGCGACGAACCGCATAGAGGACGTGGATCCGGCCCTGCTGCGCCCGGGGCGTTTCGATTGGCAGATTCCGTTCCCGATGCCGAGCGAGCATGACCGTCTGCGTATCCTGCAGGTGCAGGCCGCATCGCTGTCATGCGAGGGCGAGCTGCCGTTGACCGACGTCGCCGAGCGCACCGAGGGCTGGAGCGGCGCCGAAGTGTGCGCCATCTGGACCGAGGCCGCACTGGTGGCCGCCAAGGACAAGCGTGCCGCGATCCGCGCCGGTGACCTCATGACCGCATTCGAGCGCGTCGAGCATCGGCCCGAGTTCCGCGCACGCCGGCACTAG
- the thiC gene encoding phosphomethylpyrimidine synthase ThiC has protein sequence MSNEYPFASMRDSFDLSAYFVVGPQDCKDRPLTEVIDQALHGGATFIQLRAKGADASELTEMARDIAQIIEDNEKSDSVAFVIDDRADVVWQARRKGIKVDGVHIGQSDMEPREARALLGDEAIVGLSAETESLVRLINELPDGCIDYIGAGPLHVSSTKPEASVGGNDGSGKTLDAAQINTICSASEFPVVVGGGVTAADMAMLAGTKAAGWFAVSAIAGAEDPEAATREMVSGWKAVRADERHGYAPRIVTHTPATDTQAAQEGSAAAGAEATEKKFTNAKDAKDAQKLAKQQRVDIAARGSKQRDKAHIRKTKSVPFSYEYGSYDLEVPYTEIKLSDTPGVGPNAPFHDYNTEGPKCDPKEGLKPLRLDWIRDRGDIEDYEGRRRNLQDDGKRAIKRGRATKEWRGRTHQPMRAKDHPVTQMWYARHGIITPEMQYVATRENCDVELVRSELAAGRAVMPCNINHPEAEPMIIGSAFLTKLNANMGNSAVTSSIDEEVEKLTWATKWGADTVMDLSTGNDIHTTREWILRNSPVPIGTVPMYQALEKVEDDASKLSWELFRDTVIEQCEQGVDYMTIHAGVLLRYVPLTANRVTGIVSRGGSIMADWCLRHHQESFLYTHFDELCDIFAKYDVAFSLGDGLRPGSLADANDAAQLSELMTLGELTERAWAKDVQVMIEGPGHVPFDTVRMNIELEKAVCHGAPFYTLGPLTTDTAPGYDHITSAIGATEIGRYGTAMLCYVTPKEHLGLPNKDDVKQGVIAYKIACHAADIAKHHPHAMDRDNAISKARFEFRWLDQFNLSYDPDTAIAFHDDTLPAEPAKMAHFCSMCGPKFCSMAISQNIRKAFGGEAAQQQIVADAVTGKIPEGVETPANPVTDDTVVSANVLSPEEILAGMDAMGEKYRAQGGKLYSKASE, from the coding sequence ATGAGCAATGAATACCCATTCGCGTCCATGCGCGATTCGTTCGACCTGAGCGCGTACTTCGTGGTCGGCCCCCAGGACTGCAAGGACCGGCCGCTGACCGAGGTGATCGATCAGGCCTTGCATGGCGGCGCCACCTTCATTCAATTGCGAGCCAAGGGCGCCGACGCCTCTGAGCTGACCGAGATGGCCCGCGACATCGCGCAGATCATCGAGGACAACGAGAAGTCCGACTCCGTGGCCTTCGTGATCGACGACCGCGCCGACGTGGTGTGGCAGGCCCGCCGCAAGGGCATCAAGGTCGACGGCGTGCACATCGGCCAGAGCGATATGGAGCCGCGCGAGGCCCGCGCCCTGCTGGGCGACGAAGCGATCGTGGGACTGTCGGCTGAGACCGAGTCCCTGGTCCGACTCATCAATGAGCTGCCCGACGGCTGCATCGACTACATCGGCGCCGGACCTCTGCACGTCTCCTCCACCAAGCCGGAAGCCTCGGTGGGCGGCAACGACGGCTCCGGCAAGACCCTGGATGCCGCGCAGATCAACACGATCTGCTCCGCCAGCGAGTTCCCGGTCGTCGTCGGTGGCGGCGTGACCGCGGCTGACATGGCCATGCTGGCCGGCACGAAGGCCGCCGGCTGGTTCGCGGTCTCCGCCATCGCGGGCGCCGAAGACCCCGAGGCCGCCACCCGCGAGATGGTCTCCGGCTGGAAGGCCGTGCGCGCAGACGAGCGCCACGGATACGCCCCGCGCATCGTGACCCACACCCCCGCCACCGACACGCAGGCCGCGCAGGAAGGCAGCGCCGCCGCCGGAGCCGAGGCCACCGAAAAGAAGTTCACCAACGCCAAGGACGCCAAGGACGCGCAGAAGCTCGCCAAGCAGCAGCGCGTCGACATCGCCGCCCGTGGGTCCAAGCAGCGCGACAAGGCGCACATCCGCAAGACCAAGTCTGTGCCGTTCTCCTACGAGTACGGCTCCTACGACCTTGAGGTACCCTACACCGAGATCAAGCTCTCCGACACCCCCGGAGTGGGCCCGAACGCCCCGTTCCACGACTACAACACCGAAGGCCCCAAGTGCGACCCGAAGGAGGGCCTGAAGCCCCTGCGCCTCGACTGGATCCGCGACCGCGGCGACATCGAGGACTACGAGGGCCGCCGCCGCAACCTGCAGGACGACGGCAAGCGCGCCATCAAGCGCGGCCGCGCCACCAAGGAATGGCGTGGACGCACGCACCAGCCGATGCGCGCCAAGGACCACCCGGTGACCCAGATGTGGTACGCCCGTCACGGCATCATCACCCCGGAGATGCAGTACGTCGCCACCCGCGAGAACTGCGACGTGGAGCTCGTGCGCTCCGAGCTGGCCGCCGGCCGCGCCGTGATGCCCTGCAACATCAACCACCCCGAAGCCGAGCCGATGATCATCGGATCCGCCTTCCTCACCAAGCTCAACGCCAACATGGGCAATTCGGCCGTCACCTCCTCCATCGATGAAGAAGTGGAGAAGCTCACCTGGGCCACCAAGTGGGGCGCCGACACCGTGATGGATCTGTCGACCGGCAACGACATCCACACCACCCGCGAGTGGATCCTGCGCAACTCCCCCGTGCCGATCGGCACCGTGCCGATGTACCAGGCGCTCGAAAAGGTCGAGGATGACGCTTCCAAGCTGTCTTGGGAGCTGTTCCGCGACACCGTGATCGAGCAGTGCGAGCAGGGCGTGGACTACATGACCATCCACGCCGGCGTGCTGCTGCGCTACGTGCCGCTGACCGCCAACCGCGTCACCGGCATCGTCTCCCGTGGTGGTTCCATCATGGCCGACTGGTGCCTACGTCACCATCAGGAGAGCTTCCTGTACACGCACTTCGACGAACTGTGCGACATCTTCGCCAAGTACGACGTGGCGTTCTCGCTCGGCGATGGTCTGCGCCCCGGCTCGCTGGCCGACGCGAACGACGCGGCCCAGCTGAGCGAGCTGATGACCCTGGGCGAGCTCACCGAGCGCGCGTGGGCCAAGGACGTGCAGGTCATGATCGAGGGACCGGGCCACGTGCCCTTCGACACGGTGCGCATGAACATCGAGCTGGAGAAGGCCGTGTGCCACGGCGCCCCGTTCTACACGCTGGGACCGCTGACGACCGACACCGCGCCGGGCTACGACCACATCACCTCCGCCATCGGTGCCACCGAAATCGGCCGTTACGGCACCGCCATGCTGTGCTACGTGACGCCCAAGGAGCACCTGGGCCTGCCGAACAAGGATGACGTCAAGCAGGGCGTGATCGCCTACAAGATCGCCTGCCACGCCGCCGACATCGCCAAGCACCACCCGCACGCAATGGACCGCGACAACGCGATCTCGAAGGCCCGCTTCGAGTTCCGCTGGCTCGACCAGTTCAACCTGAGCTACGATCCGGATACCGCCATCGCCTTCCACGACGACACGCTGCCCGCCGAGCCGGCCAAGATGGCGCACTTCTGCTCGATGTGCGGCCCGAAGTTCTGCTCGATGGCCATCTCGCAGAACATCCGCAAGGCGTTCGGCGGCGAGGCCGCCCAGCAGCAGATTGTCGCGGACGCCGTCACCGGCAAGATCCCGGAGGGCGTCGAGACCCCGGCGAACCCGGTCACCGACGACACCGTCGTGTCCGCCAACGTCCTAAGCCCCGAGGAGATCCTTGCCGGTATGGACGCCATGGGTGAAAAGTACCGCGCCCAGGGCGGCAAGCTCTACTCCAAGGCCAGCGAGTAA